A single window of Triticum dicoccoides isolate Atlit2015 ecotype Zavitan unplaced genomic scaffold, WEW_v2.0 scaffold200548, whole genome shotgun sequence DNA harbors:
- the LOC119345043 gene encoding uncharacterized protein LOC119345043 — translation MTTASFLRRLLRRSPPAPEQKGKDPLVCRPPFLPRASVVCTCLRRRGPPLGFFIDHVGDSITFEPAPGAPYRLPRGLFSLELDGCYMTLGWRHGLGLFFHKIRFEVLVWDPVAGHQHLLAVPPDFEFQGAKGDISGAVLRAAGDVGHFRVVLVGSNGKQPRTGLACVYSSETGVWGDCVSTPLPSEGLFIFRSNPAVLAGDCLHWSLTMAGSRSILKFDLNRKSLDLRLLPGDYYTPLSPVKCAVMRAEGGEMGFLFLYGFIAQLWSLKPYRDGVEIWTPGRSIELDKLLGLNPEKDPPQVIGYAEENNVVFFWTVVGVFMVHLESWRFNKLSKTSIHSWYHPFEIAYTPGIAGGHDGAKVVTCEPLVDDTMGTTTHKTIVQLDMLL, via the exons ATGACGACGGCCAGctttctccgccgcctcctccgcagATCGCCGCCGGCGCCAGAGCAGAAAGGCAAAGATCCCCTCGTATGCAGGCCCCCCTTCCTCCCGCGCGCCTCCGTGGTATGCACTTGCTTGCGCCGCCGCGGCCCTCCCCTCGGTTTCTTCATCGACCACGTCGGCGACAGCATCACCTTCGAGCCAGCTCCGGGCGCGCCCTACCGCCTCCCCCGCGGACTCTTCTCCTTGGAGCTCGACGGCTGCTACATGACCCTAGGATGGCGCCACGGCCTCGGGCTCTTCTTCCACAAGATCCGGTTCGAGGTCCTGGTGTGGGATCCCGTCGCCGGCCACCAGCACCTCCTGGCCGTTCCCCCGGATTTCGAGTTCCAGGGGGCCAAGGGTGATATCAGCGGGGCGGTGCTTCGCGCCGCCGGAGACGTCGGCCACTTCCGGGTGGTCTTGGTAGGCAGCAACGGGAAGCAGCCTAGGACAGGGCTCGCCTGCGTTTACTCGTCGGAGACCGGCGTGTGGGGTGACTGCGTCTCAACGCCGCTTCCATCCGAGGGTTTGTTCATTTTCAGGTCCAACCCCGCTGTGCTGGCAGGGGATTGCCTTCACTGGTCGCTTACCATGGCGGGTTCGAGAAGTATCCTCAAGTTTGATTTGAACAGGAAGAGCCTAGATCTGAGGCTGCTGCCGGGGGATTATTATACCCCGCTCAGTCCTGTCAAATGCGCGGTTATGCGAGCAGAGGGTGGTGAGATGGGTTTCCTCTTCTTATACGGCTTTATCGCCCAATTATGGAGTCTGAAGCCCTACCGCGATGGTGTCGAAATATGGACGCCAGGGAGAAGTATTGAACTGGACAAGTTACTTGGGCTAAATCCAGAGAAAGATCCCCCACAGGTGATAGGGTATGCCGAGGAAAACAATGTGGTGTTCTTCTGGACAGTTGTTGGTGTCTTCATGGTCCATCTCGAGTCATGGCGGTTCAACAAGCTCTCTAAGACTAGCATCCATTCTTGGTACCATCCATTTGAAATTGCCTATACTCCAG GCATTGCTGGTGGACACGATGGAGCTAAAGTTGTGACTTGTGAGCCGTTGGTGGATGACACGATGGGCACGACGACACACAAAACAATTGTTCAGTTAGATATGCTATTGTGA